One stretch of Pseudomonas azotoformans DNA includes these proteins:
- a CDS encoding DEAD/DEAH box helicase: protein MSFASLGLSEALVRAIEAAGYTEPTPVQQRAIPAVLQGRDLMVAAQTGTGKTGGFALPILERLFPNGHPDKSQRHGPRQPRVLVLTPTRELAAQVHDSFKLYARDLKFVSACIFGGVGMNPQVQAMSRGVDVLVACPGRLLDLCGQGSVDLSHVEILVLDEADRMLDMGFVHDVKKVLARLPAKRQNLLFSATFSQDITALAGKLLHNPERIEVTPPNTTVERIEQRVFRLAASHKRALLAHLITAGAWEQVLVFTRTKHGANRLAEYLDKHGLTAVAIHGNKSQNARTKALADFKAGSVRILVATDIAARGLDIDQLPHVVNFELPNVDEDYVHRIGRTGRAGRSGEAISLVAPDEEKLLKSIERMTKQKIADGDLMGFDASAVEAEKPEARERPDVRNPRNPRGPKGDGPNGGGGGGGRRDKGKDKGKEKSATSGRGERPAREQKPREGTPAREQRQPSQPPRAAADRAPDEFLDDDVDNFGNRVDYVPQAKPAQGRGRRPGAPAQGAGAGAPRGGQPQGGRQNGPRNSSGGTTGTPPAKRNGPRNGAPRDGQARREDSRSNNRRPARDDQPRLSEPAVQNPRGGPAPKIIHKESKADRFPTPEQLDQLPGRPRGEKPALLTRNR, encoded by the coding sequence ATGTCCTTTGCTTCCCTCGGTCTCTCCGAGGCTTTAGTCCGCGCCATCGAGGCAGCGGGCTATACCGAGCCTACTCCGGTGCAACAGCGGGCCATTCCCGCCGTGTTGCAAGGTCGCGACCTGATGGTTGCGGCTCAGACAGGTACTGGTAAAACCGGCGGTTTCGCCCTCCCGATTCTGGAGCGGTTGTTCCCCAACGGTCACCCGGACAAATCCCAGCGTCACGGCCCGCGCCAACCGCGCGTACTGGTCCTGACCCCAACCCGCGAACTCGCCGCCCAAGTGCATGACAGCTTCAAGCTGTATGCCCGCGACCTGAAGTTCGTCAGCGCCTGCATCTTCGGCGGCGTCGGCATGAACCCACAGGTTCAGGCCATGTCCCGCGGCGTAGACGTGCTGGTGGCCTGCCCCGGTCGTTTGCTCGACCTGTGCGGCCAAGGCAGCGTCGACCTGTCCCACGTGGAAATCCTCGTGCTGGACGAAGCCGACCGCATGCTCGACATGGGCTTTGTCCATGACGTGAAAAAGGTCCTCGCCCGCCTGCCGGCCAAACGTCAGAACCTGCTGTTCTCGGCCACGTTCTCCCAGGACATCACCGCCCTGGCTGGCAAGCTGCTGCACAACCCGGAGCGCATCGAAGTCACGCCGCCGAACACCACGGTCGAGCGTATCGAGCAACGCGTCTTCCGCCTGGCTGCCAGCCACAAGCGTGCGCTGCTGGCCCACCTGATCACCGCAGGCGCCTGGGAACAGGTGCTGGTGTTCACCCGCACCAAGCACGGCGCCAACCGCCTGGCCGAGTACCTGGACAAGCACGGCCTCACCGCCGTCGCCATCCACGGCAACAAGAGCCAGAACGCGCGCACCAAGGCCCTGGCCGACTTCAAGGCCGGCTCGGTGCGCATCCTGGTGGCCACCGATATCGCCGCCCGCGGCCTGGATATCGACCAACTGCCGCACGTGGTCAACTTCGAGCTGCCGAACGTTGATGAAGACTACGTACACCGTATCGGCCGTACCGGCCGTGCCGGTCGTTCGGGCGAGGCCATCTCCCTGGTCGCGCCGGACGAAGAAAAACTGCTGAAAAGCATCGAGCGCATGACCAAGCAGAAAATCGCCGATGGCGACCTGATGGGCTTCGATGCCAGCGCCGTGGAGGCCGAGAAGCCAGAAGCGCGCGAGCGTCCGGACGTGCGCAACCCACGCAACCCACGCGGTCCCAAGGGCGATGGCCCGAACGGCGGCGGGGGTGGCGGTGGTCGTCGCGACAAGGGCAAAGACAAGGGCAAGGAAAAATCCGCCACCAGCGGTCGTGGCGAACGCCCGGCCCGTGAGCAGAAGCCCCGCGAAGGCACCCCGGCGCGCGAACAGCGCCAGCCGAGTCAGCCGCCACGCGCCGCTGCCGACCGTGCTCCGGACGAGTTCCTGGATGACGATGTGGATAACTTCGGCAACCGCGTCGACTACGTGCCCCAGGCCAAACCGGCCCAAGGCCGTGGCCGTCGCCCAGGTGCTCCGGCACAGGGCGCGGGTGCAGGCGCTCCACGTGGCGGCCAGCCACAGGGCGGTCGTCAGAATGGCCCACGCAACAGCAGCGGCGGCACCACCGGTACGCCGCCTGCCAAGCGCAACGGCCCGCGCAATGGCGCACCCCGTGACGGTCAGGCCCGCCGCGAAGATTCGCGCAGCAACAACCGCCGCCCGGCCCGTGACGACCAGCCTCGCTTGTCCGAACCAGCCGTGCAGAACCCGCGCGGTGGCCCGGCGCCGAAGATCATCCACAAGGAGTCGAAGGCAGATCGCTTCCCGACACCCGAGCAGTTGGATCAACTGCCAGGCCGCCCTCGTGGTGAAAAGCCAGCGCTGCTGACGCGCAATCGCTGA
- a CDS encoding YceI family protein: MLKKTLAALAIGTALLSAGQVMAADYKIDKEGQHAFIDWKISHLGYSYIHGTFKDWDGTFSWDAAKPEASKIAVDVKTASLWSNHAERDKHIASKDFLDVAKFADAKFVSTAVKPTGAKTADVTGDLTFHGVTKPVTFKATFNGEGKDPWGGERAGFNATTTVNLNDFGIKGPGPSSQTVDLDISLEGVKQK, from the coding sequence ATGTTGAAAAAGACCCTCGCTGCTCTGGCAATCGGTACTGCCCTGCTGTCCGCAGGCCAGGTGATGGCTGCTGACTACAAGATCGACAAAGAAGGCCAGCACGCCTTCATCGACTGGAAAATCAGCCACCTGGGCTACAGCTACATTCACGGTACCTTCAAGGATTGGGACGGTACCTTCAGCTGGGATGCCGCCAAGCCAGAAGCCAGCAAAATCGCGGTCGACGTGAAGACCGCAAGCCTGTGGTCCAACCACGCAGAACGTGACAAGCACATCGCCAGCAAAGACTTCCTGGACGTTGCCAAGTTTGCCGATGCCAAGTTCGTGTCCACCGCAGTCAAGCCAACTGGCGCGAAAACTGCTGATGTGACTGGCGACCTGACCTTCCACGGCGTGACCAAACCGGTGACCTTCAAGGCCACCTTCAACGGTGAAGGCAAAGACCCATGGGGCGGCGAGCGTGCTGGCTTCAACGCCACCACCACCGTCAACCTGAACGACTTCGGCATCAAGGGCCCAGGCCCGTCCTCGCAGACCGTGGACCTGGACATCTCGCTGGAAGGTGTCAAGCAGAAGTAA
- a CDS encoding cytochrome b, which yields MQLRNSPARYGWVSMVLHWGVALVVFGLFALGLWMVGLDYYSAWRKEAPDLHKSIGITLFAIMLVRIVWRLVSPPPPPLASYSRMTRIGAAFGHAFLYLGLFAVMIAGYLISTADGVGIPVFGLFEIPAVVSGLPDQADNAGLVHLYLAWVLVVFAGLHGVAALKHHFIDRDATLTRMLGRKA from the coding sequence ATGCAGTTACGCAATTCACCGGCCCGCTATGGCTGGGTCAGCATGGTTTTGCACTGGGGCGTGGCCTTGGTGGTGTTTGGCTTGTTCGCCCTTGGGTTGTGGATGGTCGGCCTCGACTACTACAGCGCCTGGCGCAAAGAAGCGCCGGACCTGCACAAGAGCATTGGCATCACGCTGTTCGCCATCATGCTGGTACGTATTGTCTGGCGCCTGGTGAGCCCGCCGCCGCCACCGCTGGCCAGTTACAGCCGCATGACCCGTATCGGCGCGGCCTTTGGTCACGCGTTCCTTTATCTCGGGCTGTTTGCCGTGATGATCGCCGGTTACCTGATTTCCACTGCAGACGGTGTCGGTATCCCGGTGTTTGGTCTGTTTGAGATTCCTGCTGTGGTTTCCGGGCTACCGGACCAGGCAGATAACGCGGGCTTGGTGCACCTGTACCTGGCCTGGGTGCTGGTGGTCTTCGCCGGCTTGCACGGCGTGGCTGCGTTGAAACACCACTTTATCGATCGTGATGCGACCCTCACGCGAATGCTGGGGCGCAAAGCCTGA
- a CDS encoding adenosylmethionine--8-amino-7-oxononanoate transaminase yields the protein MGLNNQWMQRDLAVLWHPCTQMKDHQQLPLIPIKRGEGVWLEDFEGKRYLDAVSSWWVNVFGHANPRINQRIKDQVDQLEHVILAGFSHQPVIELSERLVAMTPEGLTRCFYADNGSSCIEVALKMSFHYWLNRGLPNKKRFVTLTNSYHGETIAAMSVGDVPLFTETYKALLLDTIKVPSPDCYLRPEGMSWEDHSRTMAQVMEQTLAEHHDTVAAVIIEPLIQGAGGMRMYHPVYLKLLREACDRYGVHLIHDEIAVGFGRTGSMFACEQAGIRPDFLCLSKALTGGYLPLAAVVTTEDVYSAFYDDYPTLRAFLHSHSYTGNPLACAAALATLDIFEEDNVIENNKALAQRMATATAHLVDHPHVSEVRQTGMVLAIEMVQDKATKTAYPWQERRGLKVFEHALERGALLRPLGSVVYFLPPYVITPEQIDFLAEVASEGIDIATNSKVSVAVPKDFHPGFRDPG from the coding sequence ATGGGCTTGAACAACCAGTGGATGCAACGCGACCTTGCGGTGCTGTGGCATCCCTGCACCCAGATGAAAGACCACCAGCAACTGCCGCTGATCCCGATCAAGCGCGGTGAAGGCGTGTGGCTCGAAGACTTCGAAGGCAAGCGCTACCTCGACGCCGTCAGCTCCTGGTGGGTCAACGTGTTCGGCCACGCCAACCCGCGCATCAACCAGCGCATCAAGGACCAGGTCGATCAGCTCGAACACGTGATCCTCGCCGGTTTCAGCCACCAGCCGGTGATCGAGTTGTCCGAACGTCTGGTGGCGATGACGCCCGAAGGCCTGACCCGCTGCTTCTATGCCGATAACGGTTCGTCGTGCATCGAAGTCGCGCTGAAAATGAGCTTCCACTATTGGCTCAACCGCGGCCTGCCGAACAAGAAGCGCTTCGTCACCCTCACCAACAGCTACCACGGCGAAACCATCGCTGCGATGTCAGTGGGTGACGTGCCGCTGTTTACCGAGACCTACAAGGCGCTGTTGCTCGACACCATCAAAGTGCCAAGCCCGGACTGCTACCTGCGCCCCGAGGGCATGAGCTGGGAAGACCACTCGCGCACGATGGCCCAGGTGATGGAACAGACCCTCGCCGAGCACCACGATACCGTCGCCGCTGTGATTATCGAACCGCTGATCCAGGGCGCCGGCGGCATGCGCATGTACCACCCGGTGTACCTCAAGTTGCTGCGCGAAGCCTGCGACCGCTACGGCGTGCACCTGATCCACGACGAAATCGCCGTCGGTTTCGGCCGTACCGGCAGCATGTTCGCCTGTGAGCAAGCCGGCATCCGCCCGGACTTCCTGTGCCTGTCCAAGGCACTCACCGGCGGCTACCTGCCACTGGCCGCCGTGGTCACCACCGAAGACGTGTACAGCGCGTTCTACGACGACTACCCCACCCTGCGCGCCTTCCTGCATTCCCACAGCTACACCGGCAACCCGCTGGCGTGTGCGGCGGCACTGGCGACGCTGGATATCTTTGAAGAAGACAACGTCATCGAGAACAACAAGGCCCTGGCCCAGCGCATGGCCACCGCCACTGCACACCTGGTGGACCACCCGCACGTCTCGGAAGTGCGCCAGACCGGCATGGTGCTGGCCATCGAGATGGTCCAGGACAAAGCCACCAAGACCGCCTACCCGTGGCAGGAGCGCCGAGGTTTGAAAGTATTCGAGCACGCGCTGGAACGCGGTGCGCTGTTGCGGCCATTGGGCAGTGTGGTGTATTTCCTGCCGCCCTATGTGATTACCCCGGAGCAGATCGACTTCCTCGCTGAAGTCGCCAGCGAAGGCATCGATATCGCCACCAACAGCAAGGTCAGCGTGGCCGTGCCGAAGGACTTCCACCCAGGCTTCCGCGATCCCGGTTGA
- a CDS encoding 16S rRNA (uracil(1498)-N(3))-methyltransferase has protein sequence MRLSRFFTDTPLSIGDHELPEAQAHYISRVLRMGEGDAVQLFDGSGQEFLGTLLEVGKKRVTVQLTECFAGQAESPLHIHLGQGLSRGERMDWAIQKATELGVNAITPIFSERCEVRLKDERADKRLLHWRQVAISACEQCGRSTVPVIHPPLLLADWLKQTEADLKLVLHPVAEPMVSHAKPASLAFLIGPEGGLTDSEVAAAQVAGYHAARLGPRVLRTETAPVVALAIAQQLWGDF, from the coding sequence ATGAGACTGTCCCGCTTTTTCACCGACACCCCGCTGAGCATCGGCGATCACGAATTGCCCGAAGCCCAGGCGCACTACATCAGTCGTGTGCTGCGCATGGGCGAAGGCGATGCCGTGCAATTGTTCGACGGCTCCGGCCAGGAGTTCCTGGGCACGTTGCTGGAGGTCGGCAAAAAACGCGTCACTGTGCAACTGACCGAGTGCTTCGCAGGCCAGGCCGAATCACCGCTGCATATCCACCTCGGCCAGGGCCTGTCCCGGGGTGAGCGCATGGACTGGGCGATCCAGAAAGCCACCGAACTGGGCGTCAACGCCATCACACCGATTTTCAGCGAGCGCTGCGAAGTGCGCCTCAAAGATGAACGTGCCGACAAACGCCTGCTGCACTGGCGCCAGGTGGCGATCAGCGCTTGCGAGCAGTGCGGGCGTTCGACGGTGCCGGTGATCCACCCACCGCTGTTGCTGGCGGACTGGTTGAAGCAGACCGAGGCGGATTTGAAGCTGGTGCTGCACCCGGTGGCGGAGCCAATGGTCAGCCATGCCAAGCCTGCGAGCCTGGCGTTTTTGATCGGGCCTGAGGGTGGGCTGACCGACAGCGAAGTCGCGGCAGCCCAGGTCGCTGGTTACCACGCCGCACGCCTGGGGCCGCGGGTGTTGCGTACTGAAACAGCGCCAGTCGTTGCGTTGGCAATCGCTCAACAACTGTGGGGTGATTTCTAA
- a CDS encoding transporter substrate-binding domain-containing protein yields MKKILLTGCTLGLLFSAQTYANEAPLNGALAKIANAKSITLGYRDASVPFSYVGDHSGKPMGYSVELAGKIVERIQQKTGVANLNVKYNLVTSQTRIPLVQNGTVDLECGSTGVTAERQKQVAFSYGFIYVKGQLLTAKDSGINGFADLAGKNVVTTAGTTNERFLKSYNAEHKASMFVISAKDHGEAFKMLETGRAAAFYMDDALLYGERAKAKDPHKWVVVGKEQSREIYSCMLRKDDPQFLAVVNETLGELYSSGEINGIYQRWFEQPIPPKGLNLEFPMTSELKAIIAKPVSDPVE; encoded by the coding sequence ATGAAAAAGATCCTGTTGACCGGCTGTACCCTGGGGCTTTTGTTTAGCGCGCAGACTTACGCAAACGAGGCCCCGCTGAACGGCGCGCTGGCCAAGATCGCCAATGCCAAGTCCATCACGCTGGGTTATCGCGATGCATCGGTGCCGTTTTCCTATGTGGGGGATCACAGCGGCAAACCCATGGGCTATTCGGTGGAGCTGGCCGGCAAGATTGTCGAGCGCATCCAGCAGAAAACCGGGGTGGCCAACCTGAATGTGAAGTACAACCTGGTGACCTCCCAGACCCGCATCCCGCTGGTGCAGAACGGCACAGTCGACCTGGAATGCGGTTCCACCGGGGTGACGGCTGAGCGGCAGAAGCAGGTGGCGTTTTCTTACGGATTTATCTACGTGAAGGGCCAACTGCTGACGGCGAAGGACAGCGGTATCAACGGCTTTGCCGACCTTGCCGGCAAGAATGTGGTGACCACCGCCGGCACCACCAATGAGCGCTTCCTGAAAAGCTATAACGCCGAGCACAAAGCCAGTATGTTCGTGATCAGCGCCAAGGACCACGGCGAGGCGTTCAAGATGCTCGAAACCGGCCGCGCGGCGGCGTTCTACATGGATGATGCGTTGCTTTACGGTGAGCGCGCCAAGGCCAAGGACCCGCACAAGTGGGTGGTGGTCGGTAAGGAGCAATCGCGGGAAATCTACAGCTGCATGCTGCGTAAAGACGACCCGCAGTTTCTGGCAGTGGTCAACGAGACCCTCGGCGAGCTGTACAGCAGCGGCGAGATCAACGGGATTTACCAGCGCTGGTTCGAACAGCCAATCCCGCCCAAGGGCTTGAACCTGGAGTTCCCGATGACCAGCGAGTTGAAGGCGATCATTGCCAAGCCGGTGAGTGATCCGGTGGAATAA
- a CDS encoding RidA family protein — MTITRISSNDRLSGAATYKDLVFLSGQVPGDGQDVATQTQEVLAKIDALLAQTGSDKDHLLNATIYLKDIGEGFAPMNEVWSAWLSPGMAPTRTTLQAQLARPSVLVEISVIAVRKQP; from the coding sequence ATGACTATCACCCGAATCAGCAGCAACGACCGGCTTTCTGGCGCCGCAACCTACAAGGACTTGGTGTTTCTGTCGGGCCAGGTGCCGGGCGACGGCCAGGACGTGGCCACACAAACCCAGGAAGTGCTGGCCAAGATCGATGCGCTGCTGGCCCAGACGGGCAGTGACAAGGACCACCTGCTCAACGCGACGATTTACCTCAAAGACATTGGCGAAGGTTTTGCACCGATGAACGAGGTCTGGTCCGCCTGGCTGTCGCCGGGCATGGCGCCGACACGCACCACCCTGCAAGCGCAATTGGCGCGGCCGAGTGTGCTGGTGGAAATCAGCGTGATTGCTGTACGTAAACAACCTTGA
- a CDS encoding D-amino acid dehydrogenase: MAGMVCIIGGGVIGLASAYALVRAGHEVTVIEARDSLGSETSFANGGQLSYRYVAPLADAGVPLQAIGWLLRGDSPLKLRPRLDPQQWRWMASFLGACRGSVNKRNAAHLLRLATLSQTTLQQWREDDHLDGFDWRRNGKLVTFRTPGSFDQARSKVTDILQQQVLSADDCARLEPALAGGGFVGGIYTPNEEVADCHAFCQRLAARLEASGRCRFLLGRKVTGLRHAGGAVHSIELGDEVMPVDQLVLAAGYRSAELGVSLPLYPLKGYSLSVPIGAQHQAPNVSITDYDRKIVYARIGEQLRVAAMVDIVGFDADLEPKRLALMKRQALETFPMAGDYAHAVEWAGMRPATPTGVPLIGTSVYRNLWLNLGHGALGFTLACGSGRLLAELIDQRPPSIDMQGLTPRAA; this comes from the coding sequence GTGGCGGGGATGGTGTGCATCATCGGCGGTGGGGTGATCGGCTTGGCCAGCGCGTATGCGTTGGTGCGTGCGGGCCATGAAGTGACGGTGATCGAGGCTCGCGACAGCTTGGGCAGCGAAACCAGCTTCGCCAACGGCGGGCAACTGTCCTATCGCTATGTCGCGCCGCTGGCGGATGCCGGAGTGCCGCTGCAAGCCATCGGCTGGTTGCTGCGCGGTGACTCGCCTTTGAAGCTGCGTCCCCGTCTGGACCCCCAGCAATGGCGCTGGATGGCATCGTTTCTCGGCGCCTGCCGTGGCTCGGTGAATAAACGCAATGCCGCGCACTTGTTGCGCCTGGCAACCCTGAGCCAGACCACCTTGCAGCAATGGCGCGAAGACGATCACCTGGACGGTTTCGACTGGCGCCGTAACGGCAAGCTGGTGACCTTTCGCACTCCCGGCTCCTTTGACCAGGCCCGCAGTAAAGTCACCGATATCCTGCAACAGCAGGTGTTGTCGGCCGACGACTGCGCACGCCTGGAACCTGCATTGGCCGGAGGTGGTTTTGTGGGGGGGATCTATACGCCGAACGAGGAAGTCGCCGATTGTCATGCCTTCTGCCAGCGCTTGGCGGCGCGGCTTGAAGCGTCGGGGCGCTGTCGCTTTTTGCTGGGGCGCAAGGTCACCGGCCTTCGCCATGCTGGCGGTGCGGTGCACAGCATCGAGTTGGGTGATGAGGTGATGCCGGTTGATCAATTGGTGCTGGCGGCCGGTTACCGCAGCGCCGAATTGGGCGTGTCGTTGCCGCTGTATCCGCTCAAGGGCTACAGCCTCAGCGTGCCGATTGGCGCGCAGCACCAGGCGCCGAACGTCAGCATCACCGACTACGACCGCAAGATCGTCTACGCGCGGATCGGCGAGCAACTGCGGGTGGCTGCCATGGTGGATATTGTCGGCTTCGATGCCGACCTCGAACCCAAGCGCCTGGCCTTGATGAAGCGCCAGGCGCTGGAGACTTTCCCTATGGCCGGCGACTATGCCCACGCGGTGGAATGGGCGGGCATGCGCCCGGCGACCCCCACCGGCGTGCCGCTGATTGGTACCAGTGTCTATCGCAACCTTTGGTTGAACCTGGGTCACGGCGCCCTGGGTTTTACCCTGGCCTGCGGCAGCGGCCGGTTGCTGGCCGAATTGATCGACCAGCGCCCCCCTTCCATTGATATGCAGGGCCTGACGCCCCGCGCCGCATGA
- a CDS encoding LysR family transcriptional regulator yields MRLRHIEIFQAIRQTGSVSAAAQLLHVSQPAVTKVLQHAELQLGFPLFLRVRGKLQPTPEALALEREVEKVTESLQGVRRLAKSLRRAPGQSVRIGAIPALALSLLPPAILEWKRDYPDIACELSSDHSRELVQKLLMREIDLALTLNFSGHPGLTTQVLANGVLVALASKGYWPPAELSKPLPLADLAGAPLIGLSSADPLAAKLDSYLENVDPLPRVTISVQTYSLARAMVESGAGLTVIDPFTALGASTATTCIRPLTPPLPITLYALTRADEPPPHMLANLLQIFGDQARELLGRL; encoded by the coding sequence ATGCGCCTGCGTCATATCGAAATCTTCCAGGCCATCCGCCAGACCGGCTCCGTCAGCGCTGCCGCGCAGTTGCTGCATGTGTCGCAACCAGCGGTGACCAAGGTGTTGCAGCACGCCGAATTGCAGCTGGGTTTTCCGCTTTTTTTAAGAGTGCGCGGCAAACTGCAACCCACGCCGGAAGCCCTGGCGCTGGAACGCGAAGTGGAAAAAGTCACCGAAAGCCTGCAAGGCGTGCGGCGCCTGGCCAAGAGCTTGCGCCGCGCACCGGGCCAGAGTGTGCGCATCGGCGCGATCCCGGCACTGGCGCTGTCGCTGCTGCCGCCGGCGATTCTGGAGTGGAAACGCGATTACCCGGACATAGCCTGCGAGCTGTCCAGCGACCATAGCCGCGAGCTGGTGCAGAAGCTGTTGATGCGTGAGATTGACCTGGCGCTGACGCTCAATTTTTCCGGCCATCCGGGGTTGACCACGCAGGTGCTGGCCAACGGCGTGTTGGTGGCCTTGGCGTCCAAAGGCTATTGGCCGCCAGCCGAACTGAGCAAGCCCTTGCCGTTGGCTGACCTGGCGGGCGCACCGCTGATCGGCCTCTCCAGCGCCGACCCGCTGGCGGCGAAACTCGACAGCTACCTGGAAAACGTCGACCCACTGCCCAGGGTAACGATCTCGGTGCAAACCTATTCCCTGGCTCGCGCCATGGTGGAATCCGGCGCCGGTTTGACGGTGATCGATCCGTTCACCGCGCTGGGTGCGTCAACGGCCACCACCTGCATCCGCCCCCTCACACCGCCGCTGCCGATCACCCTGTACGCCCTGACCCGCGCCGACGAACCGCCGCCGCATATGTTGGCCAATCTGCTACAGATTTTTGGCGACCAGGCAAGAGAACTTCTGGGGCGTCTATAA
- the trhA gene encoding PAQR family membrane homeostasis protein TrhA has translation MYHGERFNAWSHLLGAVAACIGAVWMLVVASLDGSPWKIVSVAIYGFTLMVLYSASTVYHSVQGRRKEIMQKVDHFSIYLLIAGSYTPFCLVTLRGPWGWTLFGIVWGLAVIGILQEIKPRSEARILSIVIYAVMGWIVLVAVKPLLAALGTAGFIWLASGGVLYTVGIIFFALEDRLRHSHGIWHLFVIGGSLLHFVAIMRYVL, from the coding sequence ATGTACCACGGGGAACGATTCAACGCCTGGAGCCATTTGCTCGGTGCTGTCGCGGCGTGTATTGGCGCCGTGTGGATGTTGGTGGTGGCGAGTCTGGACGGCAGCCCCTGGAAGATCGTCAGCGTGGCGATCTATGGTTTTACCTTGATGGTGCTGTACAGCGCGTCCACCGTGTACCACAGCGTGCAGGGGCGCAGAAAAGAGATCATGCAGAAGGTCGATCACTTTTCGATCTACCTGTTGATCGCCGGCAGCTACACGCCGTTTTGCCTGGTGACCCTGCGCGGGCCATGGGGCTGGACGCTGTTCGGGATTGTGTGGGGGTTGGCGGTGATCGGGATTTTGCAGGAGATCAAGCCGCGCTCCGAGGCGCGCATCCTGTCGATCGTGATCTATGCGGTGATGGGCTGGATCGTGCTGGTGGCGGTCAAGCCGTTGCTGGCAGCATTGGGCACGGCCGGGTTTATCTGGCTGGCCTCGGGCGGGGTGTTGTACACCGTCGGCATCATCTTTTTTGCCTTGGAGGATCGCCTGCGGCATTCCCATGGGATCTGGCATTTGTTTGTGATCGGCGGGAGTTTGCTGCACTTCGTCGCGATCATGCGTTACGTTTTATAG
- a CDS encoding LysR family transcriptional regulator, with the protein MLIDEEFTLKKLEIFLAFMRTGNLARAAAELQTSNVSVHRAIHSLENALRCPLFKHEGRNLTPLESAYVLEERAQKLVADVVDSVRLTREAAGFSAERFKLGSLYSLTVKTVPQLIMGLKIRRSELNIDLILGSNFDLLYKLKNMEVDAILISLDEHANDPDCEQIALFSDDIFLATPADSPFDREQQIDLADVRDATFITLTQGFATHQDGNRVFKQAGFAPKVAMQVNDIFTLLSMVSSGVGYALLPGRIAAVYENRVKLIPLQPRYRLQQHIGVVFLKAKERDPNLLALLAECRMYANRSD; encoded by the coding sequence ATGCTGATCGACGAAGAATTCACTCTCAAGAAACTGGAGATCTTCCTGGCGTTCATGCGCACCGGCAACCTGGCCCGCGCCGCCGCCGAGCTGCAAACCAGCAACGTCAGCGTGCACCGCGCCATCCACTCCCTGGAAAACGCCCTGCGCTGCCCGCTGTTCAAACACGAGGGGCGCAACCTCACCCCTCTGGAAAGCGCCTACGTATTGGAAGAGCGCGCACAGAAGCTGGTGGCCGACGTGGTCGACAGCGTACGCCTGACCCGCGAAGCCGCCGGCTTCTCCGCCGAACGCTTCAAGCTCGGCTCGCTGTATTCGCTGACGGTGAAGACCGTGCCCCAATTGATCATGGGCCTGAAGATCCGCCGCAGCGAACTCAATATCGACCTGATCCTGGGCTCCAACTTCGACCTGCTCTACAAGCTCAAGAACATGGAAGTGGACGCGATCCTCATCTCCCTCGACGAGCACGCCAACGACCCGGACTGCGAGCAGATTGCGCTGTTTTCCGACGACATCTTCCTCGCCACCCCGGCCGACTCGCCCTTCGACCGCGAACAGCAAATCGACCTCGCCGACGTGCGCGACGCAACCTTCATCACCCTCACCCAAGGCTTCGCCACGCATCAGGACGGCAATCGTGTGTTCAAGCAGGCGGGGTTCGCGCCGAAGGTGGCGATGCAGGTCAATGACATCTTCACGCTGCTGAGCATGGTCAGCTCAGGCGTGGGTTATGCGCTGCTGCCGGGACGGATTGCGGCGGTGTATGAGAACCGCGTGAAGCTCATACCGCTGCAACCCAGGTATCGGTTGCAGCAGCATATTGGGGTGGTGTTCCTAAAGGCCAAAGAGCGTGACCCGAACCTGCTCGCGTTGCTGGCGGAGTGTCGGATGTACGCAAACCGCAGCGACTAG